A part of Thermodesulforhabdaceae bacterium genomic DNA contains:
- a CDS encoding GTPase gives MEDPAKRPDERLKRIILTIEKLPEWACSFDEKENLKARARNIEGSIKELSNSVLTIGILGGTGVGKSTIMNALAGDTVSLASHRRPYTSELIIYAHEEIPVPGVLIESNLPVVFYRHRANKARNLLLCDVPDFDSIKLEHRNLVRSFLNHFDLLVWVVSLEKYADEAFYEFLREVTKEKDPSNFYFLLNKIDLLRDESNRLELLVESFVGYLTKNGISRPLLFLVSAKEVLENKSAESRNQWFIFEREVFRERELKEIQEIKHSNIAREIEQIEEEINRALQTCISAVEHIKALRLELSQLATGWELEGKRVISRVIKRDIVERVLHFSDSDNLKGPAYLISRFVKMGQASDESSSSFLINDSTMAHFSSLAEQLNRLLLVRSVPPQLFQDLAAVYDPNRLWADWKEKLEILIEDVCKEVEKKKARFLNLFQGLFYWGLGVIFVLAVGEFRYISEKPLWIWFCERILRFFERIFTLEGLGALISLLILELFVGYYFFRLYRKGLQERTQKVIEMVGFRGFELWKQIIAQLDECLRLKEEFYGSWMEGIR, from the coding sequence ATGGAAGATCCGGCAAAGCGGCCCGACGAGAGACTAAAAAGAATAATTTTGACGATTGAAAAACTTCCGGAATGGGCATGTTCTTTTGATGAGAAGGAAAATCTCAAAGCCAGAGCTAGAAATATTGAAGGAAGTATCAAAGAGCTTTCCAATAGTGTTTTAACAATTGGTATTTTAGGTGGAACAGGCGTTGGAAAATCTACGATTATGAATGCTCTTGCGGGGGATACCGTATCTTTGGCAAGCCACCGAAGACCCTACACAAGTGAGTTGATTATCTATGCACATGAGGAAATTCCTGTCCCTGGCGTATTGATTGAATCCAACCTGCCTGTAGTCTTTTATCGTCACAGAGCAAATAAAGCTAGAAATTTGCTTCTATGTGATGTGCCGGACTTTGATAGTATCAAATTAGAACATCGCAATCTCGTTAGATCTTTTCTAAACCATTTCGATTTACTGGTTTGGGTGGTATCTCTAGAAAAATACGCTGACGAAGCCTTTTACGAATTTCTACGGGAAGTAACCAAGGAAAAAGACCCTTCAAATTTTTATTTTTTGTTGAATAAGATCGACCTTCTCAGAGACGAATCAAACCGACTGGAGCTCCTTGTGGAAAGTTTTGTTGGGTATCTCACAAAAAACGGCATATCTCGTCCTCTGTTATTTTTGGTATCGGCTAAGGAAGTTTTGGAAAACAAATCAGCGGAAAGTCGAAATCAGTGGTTTATTTTTGAACGGGAAGTTTTTAGGGAACGAGAACTGAAAGAAATTCAGGAAATCAAACACAGCAATATCGCACGTGAAATTGAGCAAATAGAAGAAGAAATTAATAGAGCTCTTCAAACCTGCATAAGCGCAGTGGAGCACATAAAGGCACTCAGGCTGGAACTATCCCAACTTGCCACTGGCTGGGAACTGGAAGGGAAACGAGTCATAAGTAGAGTTATAAAAAGGGATATCGTTGAGAGGGTCCTTCATTTTTCGGACTCGGACAATCTTAAAGGCCCTGCTTACTTGATTTCTCGATTTGTGAAGATGGGTCAAGCAAGTGATGAATCTTCGTCAAGCTTTTTAATTAATGATTCAACAATGGCCCACTTTTCTTCATTGGCGGAACAATTAAATAGGCTACTTCTTGTGCGCTCCGTTCCGCCCCAGCTATTTCAGGATCTTGCGGCTGTTTATGATCCAAATCGTCTATGGGCGGATTGGAAAGAAAAGCTAGAAATTCTTATTGAAGATGTTTGCAAAGAGGTTGAAAAGAAGAAAGCAAGGTTTCTAAATCTTTTTCAAGGCTTATTCTATTGGGGGCTTGGGGTAATTTTTGTGCTAGCTGTAGGTGAATTTAGATACATTTCAGAAAAACCTTTGTGGATATGGTTTTGCGAAAGGATCCTTCGATTCTTCGAAAGGATTTTCACTCTAGAGGGATTGGGAGCCCTTATTTCTCTTCTTATCCTCGAGTTGTTTGTTGGATATTACTTTTTCCGACTTTACAGGAAGGGCTTGCAGGAGAGAACACAAAAGGTTATAGAGATGGTTGGCTTTAGGGGCTTCGAATTGTGGAAACAGATTATCGCTCAACTGGATGAATGTTTGCGGTTAAAGGAGGAGTTCTATGGCTCGTGGATGGAAGGAATACGATAA
- a CDS encoding PLDc N-terminal domain-containing protein, producing the protein MTALSVILTLVLLFAPLIPTFWAIQDIPKRRFSSPRRKVIWFLTVSTIPFFGALGYLIFERRKTEPIIYIPENNV; encoded by the coding sequence ATGACAGCTCTCAGCGTGATACTTACTCTTGTTCTACTTTTTGCCCCGTTAATTCCTACCTTCTGGGCTATTCAGGATATTCCCAAGCGTCGGTTTAGTTCTCCAAGGCGAAAGGTTATATGGTTTTTAACAGTTTCTACTATTCCCTTTTTTGGTGCTTTAGGATATCTTATCTTTGAACGCCGCAAGACTGAACCCATTATTTACATCCCAGAAAACAATGTCTGA
- a CDS encoding SurA N-terminal domain-containing protein, with amino-acid sequence MLGSLRKNASSWLIKTILILIVIVFVLWGGYSYQERRKSHLVRIDDVYITWQQYAKAYEQLRDFYRRQLGKDFSEEMLSKFNVKQQALDLLIDRVLLLKKASELGISISPAELQETIKAIPAFQTNGQFDLRRYQLILQQNRMTPEIFEQELAQTLTLKKLEDLVVRQVTVSDKEVIDYVRMLKTDKQFLCIDVPWAKYESGISITDENLKAYYAAHEKLYEEPEKRKIAYVLFPLSDFAKNVSITDDELKNYYEEHRKDYHQDKAVHARHVLFRVDPDAPSEQVEAVRKKAQEILNLAKAGQDFATLAKNYSEDPGTAMNGGDLGYITESQVIKEFADAAFAMKAGEISDLVQTPFGFHIIKVEDVRPERDLPFDDVKNNIKEKLTEIKARDEAYSKAKEFADAAFAAKDIMQSAAKRGLVLVDVNEWLSVSQPLPAFPENTEVVKKLFELPDKGVSDVLEVKNGFIVAQVKAIQPPRIPGLDEIKDRVEKDYRREKAEEQALKEASSFLERARNAGSLEKVAAEINIKAEKSPFLNRLKPDIGFGVWGDELERLMDLTEAVPFTEKPIKGMTGYKVCQWIDVKMPDEKVVEDEAKRFKPMLVEQLTRSYWDGWRKSLRSLSRVEVLQEL; translated from the coding sequence ATGCTTGGTTCGCTCAGAAAGAATGCCTCTTCGTGGCTAATAAAGACCATTCTTATCCTGATCGTAATAGTGTTTGTCCTCTGGGGAGGATATTCCTACCAGGAGCGCAGAAAAAGCCATCTCGTCAGAATTGACGATGTTTATATCACTTGGCAGCAGTATGCCAAGGCTTATGAACAACTAAGAGATTTTTACCGACGTCAGTTAGGTAAAGACTTTTCTGAAGAAATGCTTAGCAAGTTTAATGTTAAACAACAAGCACTCGATCTGCTGATTGATCGTGTTCTTTTGCTGAAAAAAGCTTCTGAACTGGGCATTAGTATTTCGCCTGCCGAATTGCAAGAAACCATAAAAGCAATTCCCGCCTTTCAAACCAACGGGCAGTTTGACCTCAGAAGATATCAGCTTATCCTTCAGCAGAATCGTATGACCCCGGAAATATTTGAACAGGAGCTTGCTCAGACACTTACATTGAAAAAACTGGAAGATCTGGTAGTTCGCCAGGTTACTGTTTCAGATAAGGAAGTGATAGATTACGTAAGAATGCTCAAGACGGATAAACAGTTCCTGTGCATAGATGTTCCGTGGGCTAAATATGAGTCTGGAATTTCTATTACAGATGAAAACTTGAAGGCATATTATGCGGCTCACGAAAAGCTCTACGAAGAACCTGAAAAACGCAAGATAGCCTATGTTTTGTTTCCCTTATCTGACTTCGCAAAAAATGTGTCTATAACCGATGATGAACTGAAAAATTACTACGAAGAACACCGCAAGGATTACCACCAGGACAAAGCAGTTCACGCCAGACATGTGCTTTTCCGAGTAGATCCTGATGCTCCTTCTGAACAAGTAGAAGCGGTAAGAAAGAAGGCTCAAGAAATATTGAATCTTGCAAAGGCTGGTCAGGATTTTGCCACTCTTGCTAAAAATTACTCCGAGGATCCGGGAACAGCAATGAACGGTGGGGATCTTGGATATATTACGGAGTCCCAGGTGATCAAAGAATTTGCCGATGCGGCTTTTGCTATGAAAGCGGGGGAAATAAGTGATCTTGTGCAAACACCTTTTGGATTTCACATTATAAAAGTCGAAGATGTAAGACCGGAAAGAGATCTTCCCTTCGATGATGTGAAGAACAACATAAAGGAGAAACTTACAGAAATTAAAGCAAGGGATGAGGCTTACTCAAAGGCAAAAGAATTTGCTGATGCAGCTTTTGCGGCAAAAGATATTATGCAGAGCGCTGCTAAGAGAGGACTTGTATTGGTCGATGTAAATGAATGGCTTTCGGTGTCTCAACCACTGCCAGCTTTTCCTGAAAACACAGAAGTTGTGAAAAAACTTTTCGAACTCCCGGACAAAGGCGTCTCTGATGTACTTGAAGTTAAAAATGGCTTTATAGTAGCTCAAGTTAAAGCCATACAGCCTCCAAGAATTCCTGGCTTAGATGAAATAAAAGACAGAGTTGAAAAGGACTACCGAAGAGAAAAGGCTGAGGAACAAGCCCTTAAAGAAGCTAGCAGTTTCCTGGAACGAGCCAGAAATGCTGGATCTCTAGAGAAAGTTGCTGCAGAAATAAATATTAAGGCAGAAAAATCCCCATTCCTTAATCGTCTTAAACCAGACATTGGTTTTGGAGTATGGGGAGATGAACTTGAGCGGCTAATGGATCTTACCGAAGCAGTGCCTTTTACTGAAAAGCCTATAAAGGGCATGACAGGCTATAAAGTTTGCCAGTGGATAGATGTCAAGATGCCGGATGAAAAGGTTGTTGAAGACGAAGCAAAGCGATTCAAGCCAATGTTAGTGGAACAGCTTACCCGTTCTTACTGGGACGGATGGAGAAAGAGTCTTCGATCTCTTTCTAGGGTTGAAGTGCTTCAGGAGCTTTAA
- the coaE gene encoding dephospho-CoA kinase (Dephospho-CoA kinase (CoaE) performs the final step in coenzyme A biosynthesis.): MRRYPKIALTGGIASGKSTVARMLQAKGALIIDADSVAREVVEPGTACWQALRDALGTTFFDPSGRLDRKALRKAIMENPEIKKRLESITHPAIVFEMNARWEDSIVRDPNRIVIFDVPLLFEVNLHHRFDFIIVVYVPRNIQRERLAARDGISIEEAEQFIMLQKDIELKKAQASAVIVNDGDIEHTVSQVDALWDKLERFWHDFKAPEALQP; this comes from the coding sequence ATGCGCCGTTATCCCAAAATCGCTTTAACTGGAGGTATAGCAAGTGGCAAGTCAACAGTGGCTCGGATGTTGCAGGCAAAAGGAGCCCTTATCATAGACGCCGACAGTGTGGCCAGGGAAGTTGTCGAACCTGGAACCGCCTGTTGGCAGGCTCTCAGAGATGCTCTGGGAACCACCTTTTTTGATCCATCTGGACGGCTCGATCGTAAAGCTCTCAGGAAAGCTATCATGGAAAATCCTGAGATCAAAAAGCGGCTTGAAAGCATAACTCATCCCGCCATAGTTTTTGAAATGAATGCCCGATGGGAAGATTCTATCGTCAGAGATCCTAATCGGATTGTTATTTTTGATGTCCCACTTCTTTTTGAGGTCAACCTTCACCATCGGTTTGATTTCATAATAGTAGTTTATGTTCCAAGAAACATCCAGCGGGAACGACTCGCCGCAAGAGATGGCATTTCCATAGAAGAAGCCGAACAGTTTATAATGCTCCAAAAAGACATCGAATTGAAAAAGGCCCAAGCTTCTGCCGTTATCGTTAATGACGGAGACATCGAACATACAGTTAGTCAAGTTGATGCGCTCTGGGACAAACTTGAAAGGTTCTGGCATGATTTTAAAGCTCCTGAAGCACTTCAACCCTAG
- a CDS encoding glycosyltransferase, giving the protein MTLDPFKYSPGCPSTKTGVGVSIVVFKPSIDKLSQTLRCLKESFSVLDRAGFDGKSTLFLVDNSVPPVDRDVVEGLVRTCYFGMNHPKHQVVVDVLGKNVGYGVAHNRAIQSHCFKYHLILNPDVYLHPNTLTAFFEYTEANNGVVLIGPKVLSLDGSLQYLLRRDPTPIDALLRFMAIFLPALSRLRRYRRYECRDVNMDKVQEGYIMSGCCMWCRTDALRKVGCFDERFFLYWEDYDLSRKLRHIGRIVYLPQAQVVHDWNRPMARNPRLMMNNIRSAITFFRKWGW; this is encoded by the coding sequence ATGACACTGGATCCTTTCAAATATAGCCCAGGTTGTCCATCTACGAAAACCGGTGTTGGGGTTTCCATTGTTGTTTTTAAGCCTAGCATTGATAAATTATCACAAACCCTTCGGTGCCTTAAAGAATCATTTTCAGTTCTCGATAGAGCAGGGTTTGACGGAAAGTCAACCCTATTTCTGGTGGATAATTCTGTCCCTCCTGTTGATAGGGACGTTGTTGAGGGTCTTGTTAGAACTTGCTATTTTGGAATGAATCATCCGAAGCACCAGGTAGTTGTAGATGTGCTCGGAAAAAACGTAGGATATGGAGTTGCCCACAATAGAGCGATACAAAGCCACTGTTTCAAGTATCATTTGATTCTGAATCCTGACGTTTACCTTCATCCAAACACGCTAACGGCTTTTTTCGAATATACTGAAGCTAACAATGGTGTGGTGCTAATTGGTCCTAAAGTTCTTTCTTTGGATGGTTCTCTGCAATATCTCCTGAGACGTGATCCAACACCGATTGACGCTCTTTTGCGCTTTATGGCTATATTTTTGCCAGCTCTTTCTCGGTTACGGCGCTATCGGCGATATGAGTGTAGAGATGTTAACATGGATAAAGTGCAGGAAGGTTACATTATGAGCGGGTGCTGTATGTGGTGCAGGACTGATGCCCTGCGTAAAGTGGGATGCTTTGACGAAAGGTTTTTCTTATACTGGGAAGACTATGATCTTTCGAGAAAGCTCAGACACATTGGGCGAATCGTATATCTTCCTCAGGCTCAAGTAGTTCATGACTGGAATCGCCCCATGGCAAGAAATCCCAGGCTCATGATGAATAACATTCGCTCAGCTATTACATTTTTTCGCAAATGGGGATGGTGA
- a CDS encoding glycosyltransferase, translated as MLQPEEYLIPYQPSDIPEGPYLIIAPHPDDETFGMGGTIALAARRGIRVFVVIVTDGSQAGDSQTRQSEAVAATGILGVEKVICWGIADRKVEENQLLFHKKLPSIVEEVKPRTVFLPSPFEFHPDHRATTIFAWEILKEIGFTGQVWLYEITKQGEANRLIDITSTIDVKKQAIQAYTSQLKERPYEDTVLALNRARAFSLSPDVLYAEGFYALETMETPFDVLRIPKRYIEGLKNIDEYPLVSIIVRTKNRPRLLQEALESLAWQSYPKVEAVVVNDGGEDVEELVKSFEGRIYKVTYIAHETSCGRAKAANVGLKVSQGEWVGLLDDDDLMEKDALAVLLWYGRTASVVYGQVELIEPLPDGTKRTLGLFGREFSREALFLNNYIPTCGLLFRRRLAIEIGGFDESFDRLEDWDFIYRLSGRGSFLYVPHKVAVYRSFGGRAFVFRQDFSEEFPYRKKFYDKHLKLITPEDLTRGFFDFVSAQYRDFLNTSQALMELKAIFESQQREKAEIQRVLSEREAEFRRVFSEKEAEFQRVLAEKEKLFQQSASLMKAQISELQNALNAVFNSRSWKVTAPMRWTSGKARQVKRRINSSVVLVKKFFAYYKTIGLYATILKTINWFRKRIFKIQQTVYFAPLSHQEAQKILQTLSYKPLISIVMPVYDPEPSHLMAALESVANQYYENWELCIVDDCSKKPHVKKIIESFASRFPSKIRLKFREINGHIVKASNDALSIATGEFVAFLDHDDELTLDALLEVVRLINKHPDADMIYSDEDKIRPDGSYGDSFYKPDWSPELMLGEMYTGHLGVYRKELIDKVGGFREGFEGAQDWDLILRLTEVTDKIFHIPRVLYHWRMHSRSTAMDGNHKDYAAEAGKRAVEEALIRRGEEATVNQVGPGRHLIRYSLKGEPFVSIVIPTRDLSYDLDKTITSVHHKSTYKNYEIVIVDNGSVEEETFKTFEKWRKILGHQFKVRECREPFNFSRLVNLGASNSEGEILLLLNNDMELIGPTTWLQEMAAYAQRDSIGCVGAILIYPDNTIQHGGVILGISPDPRSPGVAGHAFKHLPADHPGYFDRLRIVSNWSAVTGACMMVRRNIWNEVGGFDEDLGVAFNDIDFCLKVLTKGYRHVVLPHVRLYHHESKSRGYEDTVEKQLRFRREIDTMRERWAFILDNDPYYNPQLPINREDFGL; from the coding sequence ATGCTTCAGCCCGAAGAGTATTTAATTCCCTATCAGCCTTCTGACATTCCAGAAGGACCATATCTGATAATAGCTCCTCACCCGGATGATGAGACCTTTGGAATGGGTGGAACTATTGCGCTCGCTGCTAGACGAGGTATTCGAGTCTTCGTAGTGATTGTTACTGATGGGTCTCAAGCAGGAGATAGTCAAACAAGGCAATCGGAAGCTGTCGCGGCCACAGGTATTTTGGGTGTTGAGAAGGTAATCTGCTGGGGGATAGCAGATCGTAAAGTAGAGGAAAATCAACTCCTATTTCATAAGAAACTTCCTTCAATTGTTGAAGAAGTTAAACCAAGGACTGTTTTCCTGCCTTCGCCTTTTGAATTTCATCCAGATCACAGAGCAACAACTATTTTTGCCTGGGAAATTCTTAAAGAAATAGGTTTTACCGGACAGGTATGGCTGTACGAAATCACAAAGCAGGGCGAAGCAAATCGGCTTATAGATATCACTTCTACTATAGATGTTAAAAAACAAGCTATTCAGGCTTACACTAGCCAGCTAAAAGAAAGACCCTACGAAGATACTGTGCTTGCCCTTAATAGGGCTCGTGCTTTTAGCCTTTCACCTGACGTTTTATACGCCGAAGGTTTTTACGCTCTCGAAACAATGGAAACCCCCTTTGATGTGCTAAGAATTCCCAAACGATATATTGAAGGATTGAAAAACATTGATGAATATCCTCTTGTTTCCATCATAGTTAGAACCAAAAACCGTCCACGTCTTCTCCAAGAAGCTCTTGAAAGTCTTGCCTGGCAGTCTTACCCAAAGGTGGAAGCTGTTGTTGTAAACGATGGTGGCGAAGATGTGGAAGAGCTTGTAAAGAGTTTTGAAGGAAGGATTTACAAAGTCACTTATATTGCGCATGAAACATCCTGTGGGCGAGCAAAGGCTGCTAATGTTGGTCTTAAAGTTTCTCAAGGTGAATGGGTTGGACTTCTTGATGATGATGACCTTATGGAGAAGGACGCTCTGGCAGTTCTTCTCTGGTATGGCAGAACGGCTTCCGTGGTTTACGGTCAGGTTGAACTGATAGAACCTTTACCTGACGGAACAAAAAGGACGTTGGGTCTCTTCGGAAGAGAATTTTCTCGGGAAGCTTTGTTTCTCAATAACTATATTCCAACCTGTGGACTTTTATTCAGGCGAAGGCTTGCTATCGAGATTGGCGGCTTTGATGAGTCTTTTGATCGGCTGGAAGACTGGGATTTTATTTACAGACTTTCAGGGCGGGGAAGCTTTCTCTATGTTCCCCATAAGGTTGCTGTTTATCGATCCTTTGGTGGTAGAGCCTTTGTTTTCAGACAGGATTTTTCAGAAGAATTTCCCTATCGCAAGAAATTTTACGATAAACATCTAAAATTGATAACGCCAGAAGATCTTACCAGAGGTTTTTTCGATTTCGTCTCGGCTCAATACAGAGATTTCCTGAATACATCGCAGGCTTTGATGGAACTAAAAGCCATCTTTGAGAGTCAGCAGAGAGAAAAGGCAGAAATTCAGCGGGTTCTTAGCGAAAGGGAAGCAGAATTTCGGCGGGTTTTTAGTGAAAAAGAAGCAGAATTTCAAAGAGTTCTAGCTGAGAAGGAAAAGTTATTTCAACAATCTGCTAGCTTAATGAAAGCCCAGATAAGCGAATTACAGAATGCCTTGAACGCCGTTTTCAACTCTCGTTCCTGGAAGGTTACTGCCCCTATGCGCTGGACATCTGGAAAAGCTCGTCAAGTAAAACGCAGAATCAACTCGTCTGTGGTTCTTGTAAAAAAGTTTTTTGCCTATTACAAGACCATAGGTTTATATGCCACGATACTAAAAACAATCAATTGGTTCAGAAAAAGAATTTTTAAGATCCAACAGACGGTTTATTTTGCACCCCTTTCTCATCAGGAAGCTCAAAAGATTCTTCAAACTCTTTCCTACAAGCCTCTTATTAGTATTGTCATGCCTGTTTATGATCCGGAACCGTCTCATCTGATGGCAGCTTTAGAATCGGTTGCAAATCAATATTACGAAAACTGGGAATTGTGTATTGTGGATGACTGTTCTAAAAAGCCGCATGTAAAAAAAATAATTGAATCTTTTGCTTCAAGATTTCCCAGCAAAATCAGGTTAAAATTTCGAGAAATTAACGGCCACATTGTTAAAGCTTCCAATGATGCACTTTCTATAGCAACTGGTGAATTTGTTGCGTTTTTGGATCATGACGATGAACTTACCCTGGATGCACTCCTGGAAGTTGTGCGTCTTATAAATAAACATCCCGACGCCGACATGATTTACTCTGACGAAGACAAAATTCGTCCTGACGGCAGTTATGGAGATTCTTTTTACAAACCTGATTGGTCGCCTGAATTAATGCTTGGTGAGATGTACACCGGGCATTTGGGAGTGTATCGAAAAGAACTCATAGATAAAGTTGGTGGATTCCGAGAAGGCTTTGAAGGCGCTCAGGATTGGGATCTGATTCTGAGACTTACCGAAGTAACCGATAAAATATTCCATATTCCGAGAGTGCTTTATCACTGGCGTATGCACAGTCGTTCCACGGCTATGGATGGAAACCACAAGGATTATGCTGCAGAAGCAGGAAAACGCGCTGTGGAAGAAGCTTTAATTAGAAGGGGAGAAGAAGCCACAGTTAATCAGGTAGGTCCAGGTCGTCATTTAATACGATATAGTCTAAAGGGGGAACCCTTTGTAAGCATCGTAATTCCGACTAGAGATCTATCCTACGATCTCGACAAAACAATTACTTCCGTTCATCATAAAAGCACCTATAAGAACTACGAAATCGTGATTGTAGATAACGGTAGTGTGGAAGAAGAAACTTTTAAGACCTTTGAAAAGTGGCGCAAAATTCTGGGACATCAATTTAAGGTGCGGGAGTGTCGGGAACCCTTCAATTTTTCAAGGCTGGTCAATTTAGGGGCATCCAATTCTGAAGGAGAGATATTACTGCTTTTGAATAACGACATGGAACTTATTGGTCCTACGACCTGGTTACAGGAAATGGCCGCTTATGCTCAGAGAGACTCCATAGGTTGTGTAGGTGCGATTCTCATCTATCCAGATAATACTATTCAGCACGGTGGAGTTATTTTGGGTATTTCTCCTGATCCTAGGTCTCCAGGTGTAGCGGGACATGCCTTTAAGCATCTTCCAGCCGATCACCCTGGGTATTTTGATAGGCTCAGGATCGTTTCAAACTGGTCCGCCGTAACTGGCGCCTGCATGATGGTAAGGCGAAATATCTGGAATGAAGTTGGCGGATTTGATGAAGATCTTGGCGTTGCCTTTAACGATATAGATTTTTGCTTAAAAGTTCTTACCAAGGGTTATCGTCATGTGGTGCTTCCTCATGTTAGACTATATCATCATGAATCGAAGAGTCGAGGATATGAAGACACTGTTGAGAAACAACTACGCTTCAGGCGAGAAATAGACACTATGCGAGAAAGATGGGCCTTTATTCTTGACAATGATCCTTACTACAACCCTCAGCTTCCCATAAACAGGGAAGATTTTGGTCTATGA
- the secG gene encoding preprotein translocase subunit SecG, giving the protein METLLIVFHVLLCLFLIVVVLLQTSKGAEIGAAFGGASRTLFGASGAPTVMGKVTAVVAILFMLTSIVLTRYAERPSVRSVMDKPQQTAPAPVLPEAKPVPVAPQSKEGTSSPAPEKVSEKDKAPATASEQSQVPKTETKK; this is encoded by the coding sequence ATGGAAACGCTACTCATTGTTTTCCATGTGCTGTTGTGTCTTTTCTTGATAGTTGTGGTATTGTTGCAAACGAGCAAAGGAGCAGAAATAGGAGCAGCTTTTGGCGGTGCATCGAGAACGCTTTTTGGAGCTTCTGGTGCTCCAACCGTTATGGGTAAGGTCACAGCAGTTGTGGCTATTTTATTTATGTTAACAAGCATTGTGCTGACTAGATATGCAGAACGTCCCAGTGTGCGGTCGGTAATGGATAAACCTCAGCAGACCGCACCCGCACCGGTTTTACCAGAAGCAAAGCCGGTTCCTGTAGCACCTCAGAGTAAGGAAGGGACTTCATCGCCTGCTCCTGAAAAAGTTTCTGAAAAAGACAAAGCTCCTGCTACAGCATCAGAACAGTCTCAGGTTCCTAAGACTGAAACAAAAAAATAG
- the tpiA gene encoding triose-phosphate isomerase gives MKARKCLIAANWKMHKTIDEAVSFVREFQKKLPFREDREVMIAPPFTALYAVRSFLHREDIFLGAQNCHWEDKGAFTGEISPAMLLDVGCSYVIVGHSERRHIFGETDEVINKKVLALLKKSLNPVLCVGEKLEEREAGKTFDVVKDQLLKGLNGVGKEEASRIVIAYEPVWAIGTGHTAKPYQAQEVHVFIRSVLAELYDNALASSLRVLYGGSVKPDNVDELMAERDVDGLLVGGASLEVDSFCRIVSYKA, from the coding sequence ATGAAAGCTCGAAAATGTCTTATTGCTGCAAACTGGAAGATGCACAAAACTATCGATGAAGCAGTTAGTTTTGTCAGAGAATTTCAGAAGAAGCTTCCTTTTCGAGAAGATCGAGAAGTTATGATTGCTCCACCTTTTACAGCTCTTTATGCTGTCCGATCATTTCTTCATCGAGAAGACATATTTCTTGGCGCTCAAAATTGCCATTGGGAAGACAAAGGCGCCTTTACTGGCGAAATTTCTCCAGCGATGCTTTTGGACGTTGGTTGTTCCTATGTTATTGTGGGTCATTCCGAACGACGCCATATTTTTGGTGAAACTGATGAGGTTATTAACAAGAAAGTGTTAGCCCTATTGAAAAAAAGCCTTAATCCGGTTCTTTGTGTGGGAGAAAAACTTGAGGAGCGCGAAGCAGGTAAGACTTTTGATGTTGTAAAAGATCAGCTTCTAAAAGGGCTTAACGGTGTTGGCAAAGAAGAAGCAAGTAGAATTGTTATCGCTTACGAACCTGTGTGGGCTATAGGAACAGGACACACAGCCAAACCATATCAGGCTCAGGAAGTGCACGTTTTCATTAGAAGCGTTTTAGCAGAACTTTATGACAACGCTCTTGCAAGTTCCTTGCGAGTATTGTATGGAGGATCGGTTAAACCTGACAATGTGGATGAACTTATGGCGGAACGGGATGTTGATGGGCTTCTTGTAGGAGGCGCAAGCCTTGAAGTGGATTCGTTCTGCCGGATTGTATCTTATAAAGCTTAA